One Setaria viridis chromosome 5, Setaria_viridis_v4.0, whole genome shotgun sequence genomic region harbors:
- the LOC117858259 gene encoding uncharacterized protein, whose amino-acid sequence MDAKKFLQLVEEKKKRILEKKEAPLKWEQKLEAAAKAKADAEAKAKKVKSRKHRKRGDSSSDSDSDSDSDVDRKHRKRKDHKRNRKHGHSDSDDARRRKRRSKRRSSDSSDEGNSECESGSEDERRRKKHSHRRRHHRHSSRSDSEDYSSDEEERRSTKKDHSRSRRRRHRSSDDDSDSEGKVRSRHRKRLRSSDEDAPSDSNNHKHHKSRSLEESSDERAADESEKMRNGKRSHKNSHHHHCHHRHHHHERSSSSSAEPNDDQKALEGDSAD is encoded by the coding sequence ATGGATGCCAAGAAGTTCCTGCAGCTGGtcgaagagaagaaaaagaggatCCTCGAGAAGAAAGAAGCACCACTGAAATGGGAGCAGAAACTGGAAGCAGCAGCTAAAGCAAAGGCAGATGCAGAAGCCAAGGCGAAGAAAGTTAAGTCAAGAAAGCACAGGAAGAGAGGGGATTCTTCCTCAGACTCCGATAGTGACTCTGACAGTGATGTTGATCGGAAACACAGGAAGAGGAAGGACCACAAAAGGAACAGGAAACATGGTCATTCAGACTCTGACGATGCCAGGAGACGCAAGCGGAGGTCGAAAAGGAGGAGCTCAGACTCAAGTGATGAGGGCAACAGTGAATGTGAGAGTGGGTCTGAAGATGAACGTAGAAGGAAGAAGCACTCACACAGAAGAAGACACCATAGACATTCATCAAGGTCAGATTCTGAAGACTATAGCAGTGATGAGGAAGAGCGGAGATCGACCAAGAAGGACCACTCTAGGAGCCGGAGACGCCGTCATCGATCATCAGATGATGACTCTGACTCCGAGGGCAAGGTCAGGTCGAGACACAGGAAGCGTCTGAGATCTAGTGACGAAGACGCACCATCAGATTCCAATAACCATAAGCATCACAAGAGCCGCTCCTTGGAGGAGTCATCTGATGAAAGAGCTGCGGATGAATCAGAGAAGATGAGAAATGGCAAAAGGTCTCACAAGAATAGCCACCACCATCACTGTCACCATCGGCACCACCATCATGAACGCAGTAGTAGTAGTTCTGCAGAACCTAACGACGACCAGAAAGCCCTTGAAGGTGACAGCGCAGACTGA
- the LOC117855855 gene encoding glyceraldehyde-3-phosphate dehydrogenase 1, cytosolic, translated as MERASSSACSSSSGSSSALFDGWFPSNLKGEPMSLSIRGLTYHAHVKVVDQEEPLWSTVHFKTAKKSPTRFSVGDLAKLESRNRRCWSGDVTVIEDDVTQLWTILQIRVPSARESKFLLKSANNVLVMVNPVGNLSGFSSRNELRDSTKDPSKESKETRIRVGINGFSQVGRILVEMGLQSIDVQVVAINDPSITLDHMVKIWKSTNIGIAKKDHQTLVFEKRYYKEDDTSVKEDEKIKINVLLEQMEVTVFREQNQVPWEQVNADFVVEYSVKVDDKAQISDKNENWNSCLRCLPLEIISFGLHVDEAISRLHFSTDNRESAKRAATFSIVTRSTVAAKAVCKVFKEWDEQPTSLLFHANAVVDRPVHVDDSSVDLKVTLEKAEGCSGTNSIATRFSDHKDVAHRLRGIFGWCVDIVRCVPVGGCRLELV; from the exons ATGGAGCGCGCTTCTTCTTCggcgtgctcctcctcctccggctcctcctctgCGCTCTTCGACGGCTGGTTCCCGTCCAACCTAAAGGGAGAGCCCATGAGTCTCTCCATCCGCGGCCTCACTTACCACGCCCACGTGAAAGTTGTGGACCAGGAAGAACCGCTTTGGAGCACGGTCCACTTCAAGACAGCCAAGAAGTCCCCAACTCGCTTCTCCGTCGGCGACCTGGCGAAGCTCGAGAGCAGGAACCGCCGTTGCTGGTCCGGCGACGTCACCGTCATCGAGGACGACGTAACTCAACTCTGGACAATCCTACAGATTCgtgtgccatctgcaagag AAAGCAAGTTTTTGCTGAAATCAGCCAACAATGTTCTTGTCATGGTTAATCCTGTGGGTAATCTGTCTGGATTTTCTAGTCGAAATGAGTTGAGAGATTCTACCAAAGATCCTAGTAAAGAAAGTAAAGAAACAAGGATCAGAGTTGGTATAAATG GATTTTCCCAAGTTGGTCGGATTCTTGTCGAAATGGGACTGCAGAGCATTGATGTACAAGTTGTTGCTATCAATGACCCTTCAATCACTCTTGATCATATG GTCAAAATTTGGAAAAGTACAAACATAGGTATTGCAAAGAAAGATCATCAGACATTGGTTTTTGAGAAAAGGTACTATAAAGAAGACGACACTAGTGTGAAGGAGGATGAGAAAATTAAGATCAATGTTCTGTTGGAACAGATGGAAGTCACTGTTTTCAG GGAACAAAATCAAGTTCCTTGGGAACAAGTGAATGCTGATTTCGTGGTGGAGTACAGTGTTAAGGTGGATGATAAG GCTCAGATCTCTGACAAGAATGAAAACTGGAACAGTTGCCTAAGATGCCTTCCCCTG GAAATCATATCTTTTGGTTTACATGTGGATGAAGCAATCAGTAGACTTCACTTCAGCACAG ATAATAGGGAGAGTGCAAAACGGGCTGCTACCTTTTCTATTGTTACCAGAAGCACAGTTGCAGCCAAG GCTGTCTGCAAGGTCTTCAAGGAATGGGATGAACAACCCACAAGCTTGCTTTTTCATGCAAATGCTGTTGTTGATAGACCGGTTCATGTTGATGATTCAAGTGTTGATCTCAAAGTCACGttagagaaggctgaaggctgCAGTGGCACTAACAGTATTGCTACCAG gtTCTCTGATCATAAGGATGTCGCGCATCGACTCAGAGGAATCTTTGGCTGGTGTGTGGATATTGTCCGCTGCGTGCCGGTGGGAGGCTGTCGACTGGAGTTAGTCTGA